A window of the Fibrobacter sp. UWT2 genome harbors these coding sequences:
- a CDS encoding dihydroneopterin aldolase, with amino-acid sequence MVIETGKITIRDLEFNCIIGTLPYERENVQPVVMNISVWLDFSLAARNEDLAHSIDYVQLADDVQDFVCRSSFQLEETLVLETAKYILNHYPKTVAAEVSVRKPLSIPQSAGAESSIKVIR; translated from the coding sequence ATGGTAATTGAAACCGGAAAAATCACGATACGTGATTTGGAATTCAACTGCATTATTGGAACGCTCCCTTACGAGCGCGAAAATGTGCAGCCGGTTGTCATGAATATTTCGGTGTGGCTGGATTTCTCTCTGGCTGCCCGAAATGAAGACCTTGCTCATTCAATTGATTATGTGCAATTGGCTGACGACGTGCAGGACTTTGTCTGCAGGTCGTCTTTTCAGCTAGAAGAAACACTGGTGCTTGAAACGGCCAAGTATATCTTGAACCATTACCCCAAGACGGTGGCCGCGGAAGTTTCTGTCCGCAAGCCCCTGTCGATTCCCCAGAGTGCTGGCGCTGAATCCAGCATCAAGGTGATTCGCTAG